The genomic stretch CGCGAGGCACCGCCCGCAGCGACGCACCACCATCCACCCACGACCAAGCTCAGCGGCATCCAGCCGGTGAGCCAGCCCACCATGCCCAAGCTCACCTCAAGCCCGGACTTGACTTCGACCTCATAGGTTGGTCAGGCGGCGTCGGAGCGTTCGCCGAGCCAGGGCTCGAACCCGTCGTCCGTGGCGGACCAGTACCGCTGCCCCCGCGCGACCTCGGTGTCGGTCAGCACGCAGTCGGCGAACGCGGCACGCACCGGCACGGCGTCGTCGAGCCCGGTGATCACCAGCCGGGTGCTCGGCGCCGTGCCACCCCAGCCACCGGCGGTGCCGATGCTCAACTGGCCGCCCGCGCCGTCCCACTGGCACACCGATCCCGGCCTGGTGGGGAGCCAGAACCGTCCCCGGCCGCGCAGGCGACCCATCGCCAGCGCGGACAGGTTCGTCCGCAACCGGTCGGGGTGCAGCGGCCGGTCCGACCGCAGGTCGAGGGTCCACGGTGGACGGGTCGCCTCCCCCGGCGCCGCCGGTCGCACCCTGGGGTGGACCCGGCGCGGGTCGATCCGCGCCGCCGCGACCGCCGGGTCGTGCCTGCGGCGGAAGAGTGCCCCGACGTCGTACGACTCGACCCCCGCCGACACGGTCATGCGGTCACCGGCCAGATGGGCGATCACGTCGACCGAGCCGGGGCCGGCGCCGGGGCTCAGGACCGCCGCCACCACGTCGGCGTGGTCGAGCTGTCCGGCCAGCGTCTCGCCGACCGATCTCCTGTCGGTGGTCGCGAGGTGCAGCCCGCGGTCGGCCAGCAGGTCGTCGCCGAACACGTCGTCGAGGAGGGTGGCCGCGTCGACGACGCCGAGCACACAGGCCACGACCGTCGCGTCACCGGCGGAGGCGATGCCGCCGACCGCGACGGACGGGTCGGTCGCGAGCGGCAGGGCGAGCACGATGCCGCGCCACCTGCCGCTCCTCGCGAGGCGACGCAGGGAAGGGACGATGTCCTCGCGCAGGGCGCAGGTCAGGCACGGATGGTCGAGATGGACGACCTCGTCCTCGACGAGGCCGGCCGCGGAGTAGGCAGTGCGCCGCATCTCACCCGTCGCGGCCGCTCGCGTGAGGTCGTGGCTCAGCACGACGACGTCGGGGCTCTCACAGGTGGCGCAGAACGACACCGCGTCGCGGAGCACGGGGTCGACGGCCGCGACGACGACCACGGGAACCTGCCTCACACCGAACCTCCTACCACCGGTCACATCGGGTTCGTCCCGGTGACCGATCCTCTCATAAGTTTGACAACCGTTTCCATTAGCGGGAGGCTTTTCGACGTCGCTCTGTTCGTGTCACTCCCCGAGGAGGACCTGTGCCCGGTCCGCATCGCCGCCGCCTCCAGCAAGCTGCCGTGCTCGCGTCGGCCCTTGTCATGGCGCTGCCGTTCGCGGCGGCGTGCGGATCGGGCCAGTCCGCCACCACCGACACCGGCGGCAGGCTGCGCGTCGTCGCCACAACGACCCAAGTGGCCGACTTCGCCCGCAACGTCGGCGGCGACCGCGTCCATGTCACGCAGCTGCTCAAGCCGAACGTCGACCCGCACGACTTCGAGCCCGCGCCCGCCGACCTGCAGGCCATCAGCAAGGCCGAACTCGTGATCGAGAACGGCGTCGGCCTGGAGGAGTGGCTCCACGAGACCATCGAGTCCGCCGGCTTCGACGGCGCCACGGTCGACGCGAGCAAGGGCGTGACCCTGCACGAGGGCGGCGCGGAGCACGAGGAGGGAACGCAGGAGCATGAGGAGGGCGGCGAGGAAGCCGAGCACGAGCACGGCGAGGAGGACCCGCACATCTGGCAGGACCCGCGCAACGCGAAGAAGATGTCGGCGACGATCGCCGCGGCCCTGGAGAAGGCGGACCCGTCGCACAAGGCCGAGTACCAGGCCGACCTCGAGTCGTACGAGGACAGGCTGGACCGGCTCGACGCCGACATCGCGAAGCAGATCTCGTCCATCCCGAAGGACCAGCGCAGGCTGGTGACGAACCACGACGCCTTCGGGTACTACGTCGAGCGCTACGACCTCACGTTCGTCGGCTCGATCATCCCGAGCTTCGACACCTCCGCCGAGCTCTCCGGCAAGGAACTCGACACGCTCGTCGGCAAGATCAAGGCCCAGCACGTCAAGGCGGTGTTCTCCGAGGCGAGCCTGCCGCCGAAGACCGCGGAGACGATCGGCACCCGCGCGGGCGTCACCGTCGTGGCGGGCGAGGACGCCCTCTACGGCGACACCCTGGGACCTGCGGGCTCCGACGCCGCCACGTACATTGCGATGATGGAGCACAACACCAAGACGATCGTCGGAGCGTTGCGTGGCTGAGGCCGAGACCGCACTGTCGCTCGACGACGCGTACCTGGCGTACGGAGCCACCCCCGTCGTCGAGCGCGTGCACGGCCGGATCGGCGTGGGCGAGTCGGTCGCCCTCATCGGTCCGAACGGTGCCGGCAAGTCCACCCTGCTCAAGGGCATCCTCGGCCTGGTACCTCTCGTCAGCGGCAGCATCACCGTTCTCGGCACGACCCCGGCCAGGGCCCGCGGGCGGGTCGGATACGTCCCGCAGGCGGACACGCTCGACGCGGAGTTCCCCGTCACGGCCGCACAGGTGGTCCTGATGGGCAGGTACCGGTCGATCGGCTGGCTGCGCAGGCCCGGACGGCGCGACCGTGCCCTCGCACTCGACGCTCTCGACCGCGTCGGGCTGCGCGACCGTGCCGCCGACCGGTTCGGCTCACTGTCCGGTGGCCAGCGCCAACGGGTGCTCCTCGCCCGCGCCATCGTCGGCCGGCCCCGGCTGCTGCTGCTCGACGAGCCGACCGGCGGGCTCGACGCCGTCAGCCAGGCGGCCCTGCTCGACGCGCTCGCCGAGCTGAAGGACGACGGCGTCACGGTCGTCGTCTCCACCCATGACCTGTCGCTCGCCCACCTCGCCTGCGACGAGGTCTGCCTGCTCAACAAGCACCAGTTCGCGTTCGGACCGGTGAAGTCGACCCTCACGCCCGACAACCTGCGCGCGACGTACGGCGGTCACGCCCTCGAGCTGCGCGGTGACCAGGTCATCGTGGCGCAGGGCGGCTGAGCGTTGCCGCACCGATGAACCCCGGCCTGCTCTACCAGACCCTCATCGAACCGTTCCAGCTGCCGTACATGGCACGGGCGCTCGTCGAGCTCGTCCTGCTCGGCGTGCTGGCCGGCACCGTCGGGGTGTTCGTGCTCGTCCGCCGTCTCGCGTTCGTGTCCGACGCGCTGACGCACACCGTCTTCCCCGGCGTGGTGATCGGCTACCTGCTCGCCGGCGACAACGGCATCTTCGTCGGCGCGCTCGTCGCCGGCGCCGCCACCGCGGTCGCGCTCACGCTGCTCACCCGGAACCGCAGGGTGACCGAGGACGCGGCGATCGCCGTCCTGCTGACGAGCATGTTCAGCATCGGCGTCGTCGTGGTCTCGCGACGCAGCTCGTACACCGCCGACCTCACCGCGTTCCTCTTCGGCCGGCTGCTCACCGTCTCGGTCACGGAGATCGTGCAGACGGCCGTCGTCGGCGTGGTCGTGGCCGCCGCCCTCCTGGTCGCCGGCAAGGAGCTTGTCCTCCGCGCGTTCGACCCGGAGGGGGCCCGCGCCCAGGGGTACCGCGTCGGCGTGCTCGACCTCGTGCTCAACGTCCTCGTCGCGCTCGTCGTCGTCGCGGCCGTCCGCGCCGTCGGGTCGGTCCTCGTCATCGCGCTCCTCATCGTGCCCGCTGCCGCGGCCAGGCTCCTCACCCACCGGCTCGGCGTCCTCGGCCTCCTCGCGGCCGTCATCGGGGCGGTCGGCGGGTGGCTGGGCCTCGTCGCCAGCTGGAACGCCTCGATCTACGGCGGGGTGCGGCTGGGCTCGGGAGCCACGGTCGTGGTCGCGATCGTCGCGATCTACCTGGTGATCCTCGGCATCTCCCTGGTCGGCCGTCGGGTGCTGCGCCGCCGTTCGGTGACCCGCGCCGACGAGCCCGTCGCGGCCCCGCTGGTGGGGGCGGGGAGGTAGCCGGTGCTCGACAGTTCGCTCACCTACCCGGTCGTCGAGGTCGTCCTCGTGGCACTGCTCGCATCGGCCGTCGGCGTCCACGTGGTGCTGCGTCGCCGGGCGTTCTTCACCATGGCGATGACGCACGCGACGTTCCCCGGCGTGGTCCTCGCGTCGATGCTCGGGCTCAACCTGTACCTCGGCGGGGGCCTGTTCGGCCTGCTCGTCGTCGCAGGCATCGCCGCGCTCGACCGGCGCAGGGATCAGGACTCGACCGCGACGACGGGGGTCGTCCTCTCGGCCGGCTTCGCCCTGGGCGTCCTGCTCGTCTCGACCCAGCCGGGGTTCACCAGGGACCTGTCCGGCTACCTCGTCGGCTCGATCCTGACCGTGCAGGCGTCCGATGTCGTCATCACGTCGGTCATCTGCGTCGCGGTGCTCGGGACGCTCGCTGCAACCGGCCGGGTGCTGCTGTTCGCGGCGTTCGACCCGCTGGGCGCCACGGCCGCCGGCTACCGGGTCGGGCTGCTCGACGCCGTGTTCCTCGTCGTGGTCGAGCTGACCGTCGTGACCTCGGTGCCCGCCGTGGGCACGATGCTGGCGGTCGCCCTGATCGTCGGGCCCGCTGCGGCGGCGCGGCTGTGGACCACCAGCACGCTGACCATGACCCTCAGCGCCGCCGTCATCGGCGTAGGGTCGGGACTCACGGGCCTGCTGCTCTCCGAGTACGTTCGGGTGCCGGCGGGCGCCGCGATCACCCTCATCGCCACGGGCGCGCTCGGCGTCTCCCTGCTCGCGGCGGGGGCGCGCCGAGTCCTGGGTCGTCCGCGACCGGCGGCGACGGTCGAGAGATAGTGGGAGCCGCACGACTATGAGCTATGGGAGGACGGCCGTGCCAACAGCATCGCGGAACGCCGACCCCGAGTCGCGCACCCGCCGCAGGACCCGGCAGGGCTCGCTCGTCACCGAGGCCCTCGGCAGGGCCGACGAGTTCCAGAGCGCGCAGGAGGTCTTCGCCACGCTGCGCGCCAACGGGCACAACATCGGCCTGACGACGGTGTACCGCCACCTCACCGACCTCGCGGAACGCGGAGCGGTCGACGTCCTGCGGTCGGCGGACGGCGAGAACTGGTACCGCCAGTGCGAGATCGAGGCCCACCACCATCACCTCGTCTGCCGGTCATGCGGCCGTACGGTCGAGATCAAGTCGAGCTCGGTCGAGAAGTGGGCCCAGCGGGTCGCCGAGGCCGAGGGCTTCTCCGAGGTCAGCCACACGGTCGAGGTCTTCGGCCTGTGCAGCGCCTGCAGCCGATGACGACAGGCGTCGTACGACACGTCGGCTATTGACAACGAATCTCGATCTCTATACTGACGCGGGTGTCGACACGCACGCTGCCCGAGGAACGGGTCACCACCACCCGCCGCTGGCCGGTCGTCCTGGCCGCGGCAGTGGTCCTCGTCGCGGTCGTCGTCCGTCTCACCGGCACGAAGGTCGGCTTCCTCGATGTCCCGGCCGTGCAGGCGTGGACGACGGTGTTCGTCGCGATCGTCATCCAGGCGACACCCTTCCTCGTGTTCGGGGTGATGGTGAGCGCGCTGATCGCGGTCCTGGTCCCACCGAGCTTCTTCACCTACGCGCTGCCGCGCAACCAGGCGCTCGCGGTCCCCGTCGCCAGCCTCGCGGGCGCGGTCCTGCCCGGCTGCGAGTGCGCGTCGGTCCCGATCGCCCGTCGCCTCGTCTCCCGAGGAGTTCCGCCGGCGGCGGCACTGGCATTCCTCCTGTCGGCTCCGGCGATCAATCCCATCGTCATCGTGGCGACGGCCGTGGCCTTCCCCGGTCGACCCGAGATGGTGCTCGCCAGGCTCGTGGCGTCGGTGGCCGTGTCGATGACCGTCGGATTCATCTGGATCAAGCTGGGCCGCCCCGCGTGGACGATGGTCAAGCAGCGCCCGGAATCGGTCGGACGCACCCGGCTGGAACGGTTCGCGTACGAGACCAGACACGACTTCCTCCAGGCCGGCGGGTTCCTCGTGATCGGGGCGATGGCCGCCGCCGCGCTCAACGTCCTCGTACCCCAGAGCATCCTGACCTCCATCGCCTCCTCACCGTGGCTCAGCGTCCTGGCGTTGGGCCTCCTCGCGGTGCTGCTCGCGGTGTGCTCAGAGGCCGACGCGTTCATCGCCGCGAGCCTCACCTCGTTCTCCCCCACCGCCCAGCTCGCCTTCATGGTCGTCGGACCGATGGTCGACGTGAAGCTGATCGCCATGCAGGCGGGCACCTTCGGCCGCGCCTTCGCCCTGCGGTTCGCGCCGCTGGTGTTCGTGACGGGGATGGTCGCCACCGCGGTGGTCGGCCTGGTGCTGCTGTGAACGGGAGGACGTCGTGAACCGCAACGCGCAGAGCCTGCTGCTCGTCGCCGCCGGCGGGGTGCTCATCTGGATCACCGTCGACGGCACGTACGTGCGCTACGTCAGGGAGTCGGCGCTCCCGTGGATCCTCTCGTCGGCGATCGCCCTCGTCGTGATCGGGCTCGTGCTGCTGTGGGCCGACAACGAGGCGAAGCTGGCGGCCAGGGTCCTCGGCGAGGCTGAGCTGGCGAGACGCGCCGCACCGGTACACGAGCACGCCGACGACGACCACGGGCACGGCCGGATGAGCGGCATGGTCCCGTGGTTGCTCGTCGTCCCGCTGCTCGCCCTGTTCCTCGTGCAGCCGCGCGAGCTCGGCGCGTACACCGCGGAGCGCACCAGCAGCAAGAGCGTCGAGAAGCCCGCCGACGAGTACGCGTACGGGCCGCTCGTGGGCAACGACCCGGTCGAGGTCCCGCTGATCGAGCTCAACCAGCGTGCCGTCTACGGCGGGGAGAAGACTCTCACCGGCCGCACCCTCCTGGTCAGCGGCTTCGTCACGAAGCGAGCGGACAGCGAGACCGGCGAGTTCTACGTCAACCGGCTGTTCATCGCGTGCTGCGCCGCCGATGCCCTCCCGGTGCGCGTGCACATCACCGGAGCGCCGCAGGCGTACAAGACGGAGACCTGGGTCCAGATCACCGGCCGCTACGTCGGCAACGAGTCGTTCCCCGACCCAAACCTCGACCCGTTGCCCACGATCGAGGTCGACAGCATCAAGCGCATCGCCGTGCCGGACGAGCCGTACGCGACCTGAGCAGCTTCGGAGAAGGCAACGGCCACGACCGCTGCGACACTGAACCGATGGACATCAAGAAGCTGCGGGCCTGGTGGGCGCACCGGCAGGGACTCGACGGCACCCTCCTCGGCGCTGATCCGGGCGAGGTGCTCGCCCGGACGGGATGGGCGCGGTCGGTCGGCGGCGTCAATCCATACCTCACCCTGTTCAGCCGCGCCGGCACCGGCCGCGACGACGTCGACCGAGCCGTAGCCGATCTCGCCGTCCACGAGCTCCCGCGGCCCGCGGCTGTACGTACGTCGTCCCGGCGGCGCACTTCGCCCTCGCGCTCACGGCGGGTGCCGGCTTCGCCGGTGTCGACGTGGCCAAGGTGGAGAAGCTCGGCGTGCCGCGCGAGGAGATCGACCGGCTCTGCGACGCGGTGGTCCGCGCGCTCACCGGCGAAGGCCCGCTCGACCCGCGCGGGCTGCGCGAGGTGCTCGGCGACGCCGTCCGCAGCCTCGGTGACGAGGGGAGGAAGAAGGGCGTCACGACGACGCTGCCCGTCGCCCTCGGCCTGCTCCAGGCGCACGGCGATATCAGGCGCGTCCCGCTCGAGGGGCGCCTCGACCGGCAACGGTTCGCCTACGCGCACTGGTCGCCGTCCCCGCGCGCCGACTTCACGCTCTCCGCGGCGGAGGCGCGCACCGAGCTCGCCCGCCTCTACTGGACGTGGACGGGTGGCGCGACGCTGAAGCAGTTCCGCTGGTTCTCCGCCTACACCGCGGCCTTCGTCCAGGCGGCCGTCGGGCCGCTCGGTCTCGTCCCGCTCGTCGACACCGACGTGCTCGCCCTCCCCGACGATGCAAAGGCGTACGAGGAGTTCACGCCACCGGCGACGCCGCACTACGCGGTGGTCGCCTGGATCGACGGCATCTCGCTGCTGCGTCGCGACCTCGCCTCGCTGCTCGACGAGGGCGACACCGCGCGCGACCTCGGCTCGATCGACAAGCGAGCGCTCGGCGCGCTGTCCGACCTACCCGCACAGGGCATCGTCGACCGCGGACGCCTGGTCGGCCTGTGGGACTTCGATCCCGACACCGGCGAGATCGCCTGGACGTCGTTCGCTCCCGCCGACGACTCCCTGCGTGCCGAGGTCGCGCGCACCGAGGCGTACGTGCGCGACCAGCTGGGCGACGCCCGCGGCGGCAGCCTCGACACGCCGTCGTCGCGGCGGCCCCGCCTCGACGCCCTGCGCGCGATGGGGCACTGACCGGCTCAGTACACCGGCACCTGCACGGCGGCGCCACCCGCGAGTGCGGACCGGTGCGCGCAGATCCCCGGTGCCGTCCAGCGGGCCGCGGTGCGCGCGTCGACCAGGGGCGCCCGGTCCTCGACGATGCTGCGGACGAACTCGTGCGCCAGGAACGGGTGGGAGCCACCGTGGGCCGCGCCGACGCTCGCCGGTGCGGGCATGCCGGCGAGCTGGACCTCGCACGGCCGGGTGAACCGGGTGAGCGGTGCGGGCAGCCGGTCGGGACGGTCGGGCGGGTCGAGCTCCCGGGCCGCTACCTGGTTGCCCCTGCTCCCCTCCGCCGGGCCGGTCATGTCGTACAGGGTCAGGGGCCCTTCGTTGTCCGGCGGCCACTCGACGCCGAGGTGCTCGCCGTAGAGGGCGAAACCCTCGACGTAGCTGCGCGCGGTCTGGAAGAACGACATCGTGACGTCGACGAGGACGTCGCTGTCGCGCAGGCTGAACAACCCGACCTCGGTGGGGTACGGGTTGTCGAACCCGCCCGTCGCGCGGCGCTCGGCGAGGCGGCCGGCGCCCTGGCAGCGCACCGACTCCACGCTCGTTCCCAGCAACGCCAGCACGGGCGAGAGCGCGTGGGTGACGTAGTGCATCGGCGGGAAACCCTGCCAGTAGGCGGGGAAGCCGTCGAGGTTCTGGATGTGGAAGCCGCGGTACAACGTCAGCGAGCCGAAGTCACCGCGGCGATACATGTCCTCGACCGCGAGGTACTCGCGTGCGAAGACGGTGGTCTCCATCATCATGTAGTGCCGCCCGCTGGCCCGCTGCGCCGCGATGACCCGGTCGCAGTCGTCCAGGCTGGTCGCCATCGGCACCGCGCTGGCGACGTGCTTGCCGGCGCTCAGCGCCGCGACGACCATGTCGGCGTGCAGGTGGACGGGCGCCAGGACGTGCACCGCGTCGACCGCCGCGTCCGCGAGCACACCGGCCAGGTCCGCGTGCCCGTCCGCGAGTCCGTAACGCCGGGCCACCGTGCGTCGCCGCGCCTCGTCGGGCTCGACGAGCACCACCTCGGCGACGTCCGGGTGGGACAGGTAGAGGGGGACGAAGTCCTCGCCGAAGCCGAGGCCGACGACGGCGATCGTGAGGCCACCGGTCATGGGTCGACCTCCGAAACGAGCATCGCAGCGAGAACGGAACCCGGCAGCGGCGAGCCGACCGCACGTGAGCGAGGAGCGGAGCGGAGGAGGTCGGCGGGACACAGCGTCATGACAGGGGCACCTCTTCCTCCTCACCGGACAGGAACTCGACGGTGCCGGTGACGAACTTGTCGAGGTCCGCCCGGGCGGCCTCGCCCTCGGGCGAGGCGAGGATCGCGTCCATGGCGGCACGCGACTCCGCGTACAGCTCGGCGACCAGCAGGTAGGGACCTGGGTCGTCCCCGTCCCTGTCGATCCAGGACAGGTTCCACCCGGTGAGCCCGCGCATCCTGCGCGCCAGCGGGATGTGCACGCGGGAGTAGTAGTCGCGGAAGTGCTCCGGGTCGTGGGGCATGCCGTAGAGGATCGTCAGGCGGTACACGGGGTCTCCTAGTGTCGCGGGGGGACGGCGATGCGGGTGTACGAGGACATGTGCTCGACCATGGCGACCTCGGTGGGGAGCCGTTCCATGCTGGACGCTCCGAGGAAGCCGTCCAGTCCCGGCACGTCGGCGATGACCTGCGCCGCCTCCTCGGGACCGAAGATCGGACCGCCGTGGCACACGACCATTACGTCGGGGTTCACGTCGCGCGCGGCCGTCGCGAGCTCGGCGCACTTCGTCTTCGCCTCCGCCAGGGAGAGGGCGGTCTGCGCACCGATCATCCCCGCCGTCGTGAGACCCATGTGCGGGACGACGATGTCGGCTCCGGCGCCGGCCATGGCGGCGGCCTCGTCGGGGTTGGCGACGTAGGTGGCGGTGAACAGGTCGAGCTCGTGGGCCGCCGCGATCATCGCGACCTCCTTGTCGAACCCGAGACCGGTCTCCTCGAGGTTCGCGCGGATGATGCCGTCGAACAGGCAGACCGTCGGGTAGTTTTGGACGCCGGCGAAGCCCGCGTCGCGGACCCCGCGCAGGAACGCCGGCATGAGCCGGAACGGGTCCGTGCCGCAGACGCCCGCCAGCACGGGGATGCGGTCGGCGACCGGCAGGATCTCCGCCCCCATCTCCATCACGATGGCGTTGGCGTCGCCGTAGGGCATGAGCCCGGCCATCGAGCTGCGGCCCGCCATGCGGTAACGGCCGGAGTTGTACACGACGATGAAGTCGAGGCCGGCGGCCTGCGAGCACTTCGCGGACAGGCCGGTGCCCGCGCCGCCCCCGATGATCGCGTGTCCGCCCCCGGCCTTCGCCCGCAGGCGCGCCACCATGTCGGATCGAGATTCCATGCTCATGTCCTCTTCCGGCTGTCCAGTGCACGGTTCAGTGCGCGGGTGATGGCGTGGGCGAACGCGGGATCGTTGATGCCGCGGTCGTGGACGTGCAGCGGGACGCGCGGGTCGAGCGCCGAGCGCAGTGCGTCGACGAGCGCCCGGTCCGCCTCGGGATCGTGGAAGGGACCGCCGGGCGTCGAGATCTGGGAGAAACCCCGCGCCGGGACGTGGACCTCGGTGAACGCCGTCGCCTCGTTGAGCCTGGTCGCGATGATGCTCCCCAGCTCGGCGCACTCCGTGGGACTGGTGCGCATGAGGGTGACGGCGGGGTTGTGCTCGAGGAACCTGCGACCGGCGAACCGCTCGGGGACGGTGTCGCGTGGCCCGAAGTTGACCATGTCCAGCGCCCCGACGCTGACCACCTGGGGCACGCCGCAGGCGGCGGCCGCGGTGAGCCGGTCCCGACCCGCCGAACAGACGCCGCCGACGAGCTCGTCGGCCAGCTCGGTGGTGGTCACGTCGGCGACCGCGGCGACGTCGCCGGAGCGGATCAGGCGTTCCAGCGTCCGGCCGCCGGTGCCGTTCGCGTGGAACACGTGCACCTCGACGCCGTCCTCCGCCAGCCCCCGCTGGATCGACGTGACGCAGGGCGTCGTCACGCCGAACATCGAGCAGCCCACCGAGCGCACACCGGGCGGAGGAGCAGGCACGGGCGGTGCCGCCACGATGCCGGCCATCGCGTCGGCCGCCCTGGAGAGCACCGGTCGGCTGATCGAGTCGAGACCGGCGAGGTCGACGACCGGGTACATCATGATCAGGTCCGACGCCTGCAGGTACGGGCGCGTGTCGCCCGCCACGATGGTGGAGACCAGCAGCTTCGGAAAGCCGATCGGCAGTGCCGTGGCGAGCACGCTCATCACGAACCCGGCGTTGGACCCGCCGAGCACCATGACCCCCGACACCTCCCGGTCGCGGTGCATGCGCCGCACGATGCCCGCCGCTCCGGTGGCCATGACCGTCATCGCGTCACCGCGATCGCCGGCCGCGACCAGGGCGTCCAGGTCGGCGTCGCCGGCGCGGGCGACGGTGCGGCGGTCCACGTCCGCCAGGACACCGGCGTCTCCCAGTACCCCGGTGTCGATCAGCAGGGCCGGCACGCCGTGCGTCGCGAGCCGGTCGCGGACGAAGGCGTACTCCTCGTGCTTGGTGTCCAGCGCGCCGACGAGCGCGACCGGAGTGGTTGTCAGCTCCACCATGGCCTACTTGACCGCGCCCAGGGAGAGGCCGTTGATGAGCCGCTTCTGCGAGACGACGAACACGACCAGCAACGGCAGGGCGGTCAGCACGGCCAGTGCCATCAGGGTGTTCCAGTTGGCCGCGTAGGTGGCGTTCTGCGAGGCGAGCAGGGCGCTGACGGGGAGGACGACATCCTGCGGGAGGAAGTTGATCGCGTAGACGAACTCGCCCCAGGCGGTGATGAAGATGACGCTCATCACGGTGAAGATGCCGTTCGACAGCATGGGCACGGTGATGGACCAGAACGCCCGCAGCCGGCTGGCGCCGTCGAGCGCCGCAGCCTCGTACAGCACCGAGGGGATCGCCAGCACGAACGGGCGCAGCAGCATCACGGCGAACGGCAGCAGCAGCGCGATGTCGACCAGGATCAGGGCGGGGAGCGTGCCGAGGATGCGCCACCTGGCGAGGACGCTGTAGAGGGGGATGACCGTCATCGGCTGCGGGATCATCTGCAGCACCAGGAACGCGGCGAGCACGACGGCGATCACCCGGCTCCACCCGACCGAGAGCCTGCGCCCGAGCGCGAACGCCGCGGGCACCGCGAGGACGAGGACCACCGCCGTGACCAGCACGGCGATCTGCACCGACGTCAGGATGGCCCCGACGCCGGACCTGATGACCTCCGCGTAGGTGGCCAGGGTGGGCGTGAACACCAGCGCGTTCGGGTCGCGCAGCACCTGGGCGTTGGTCTTCAGCGAGGTGAGCACGATCCAGGCCAGCGGCAGCAGGTAGACCAGGCCGAGGACCACGGTCAGCACCGCGAACAGCCATCGCGTCGAGCGCCCGATCATTCGTTCGCCTCCCGTCGGAGCGCGCGGATGTACGGGACGCTGAGCACGACGACGATCGCCATCGACACCACGGCGACGGTCGCGCCGGTGCTCATGTCGAAGTTCGAGAAGGCCGTGTAGTACGACAGTACGGGCAGCGTGTTGGTCGTGGTGCCGGGACCGCCCTGGGTCATGACGTAGAAGAAGTCGAAGCTCTTGAACGCGTAGAGCACGGTGAGGATGCCGAGGATCCACATGGTGCTGCGTAGCAGGGGCAGCACGATCGACACCTGGGTGCGCCAGTAGCCGGCCCCGTCGA from Streptosporangiales bacterium encodes the following:
- a CDS encoding cobalamin biosynthesis protein CobW — encoded protein: MRQVPVVVVAAVDPVLRDAVSFCATCESPDVVVLSHDLTRAAATGEMRRTAYSAAGLVEDEVVHLDHPCLTCALREDIVPSLRRLARSGRWRGIVLALPLATDPSVAVGGIASAGDATVVACVLGVVDAATLLDDVFGDDLLADRGLHLATTDRRSVGETLAGQLDHADVVAAVLSPGAGPGSVDVIAHLAGDRMTVSAGVESYDVGALFRRRHDPAVAAARIDPRRVHPRVRPAAPGEATRPPWTLDLRSDRPLHPDRLRTNLSALAMGRLRGRGRFWLPTRPGSVCQWDGAGGQLSIGTAGGWGGTAPSTRLVITGLDDAVPVRAAFADCVLTDTEVARGQRYWSATDDGFEPWLGERSDAA
- a CDS encoding zinc ABC transporter substrate-binding protein, which produces MALPFAAACGSGQSATTDTGGRLRVVATTTQVADFARNVGGDRVHVTQLLKPNVDPHDFEPAPADLQAISKAELVIENGVGLEEWLHETIESAGFDGATVDASKGVTLHEGGAEHEEGTQEHEEGGEEAEHEHGEEDPHIWQDPRNAKKMSATIAAALEKADPSHKAEYQADLESYEDRLDRLDADIAKQISSIPKDQRRLVTNHDAFGYYVERYDLTFVGSIIPSFDTSAELSGKELDTLVGKIKAQHVKAVFSEASLPPKTAETIGTRAGVTVVAGEDALYGDTLGPAGSDAATYIAMMEHNTKTIVGALRG
- a CDS encoding ATP-binding cassette domain-containing protein: MAEAETALSLDDAYLAYGATPVVERVHGRIGVGESVALIGPNGAGKSTLLKGILGLVPLVSGSITVLGTTPARARGRVGYVPQADTLDAEFPVTAAQVVLMGRYRSIGWLRRPGRRDRALALDALDRVGLRDRAADRFGSLSGGQRQRVLLARAIVGRPRLLLLDEPTGGLDAVSQAALLDALAELKDDGVTVVVSTHDLSLAHLACDEVCLLNKHQFAFGPVKSTLTPDNLRATYGGHALELRGDQVIVAQGG
- a CDS encoding metal ABC transporter permease — its product is MNPGLLYQTLIEPFQLPYMARALVELVLLGVLAGTVGVFVLVRRLAFVSDALTHTVFPGVVIGYLLAGDNGIFVGALVAGAATAVALTLLTRNRRVTEDAAIAVLLTSMFSIGVVVVSRRSSYTADLTAFLFGRLLTVSVTEIVQTAVVGVVVAAALLVAGKELVLRAFDPEGARAQGYRVGVLDLVLNVLVALVVVAAVRAVGSVLVIALLIVPAAAARLLTHRLGVLGLLAAVIGAVGGWLGLVASWNASIYGGVRLGSGATVVVAIVAIYLVILGISLVGRRVLRRRSVTRADEPVAAPLVGAGR
- a CDS encoding iron chelate uptake ABC transporter family permease subunit, encoding MLDSSLTYPVVEVVLVALLASAVGVHVVLRRRAFFTMAMTHATFPGVVLASMLGLNLYLGGGLFGLLVVAGIAALDRRRDQDSTATTGVVLSAGFALGVLLVSTQPGFTRDLSGYLVGSILTVQASDVVITSVICVAVLGTLAATGRVLLFAAFDPLGATAAGYRVGLLDAVFLVVVELTVVTSVPAVGTMLAVALIVGPAAAARLWTTSTLTMTLSAAVIGVGSGLTGLLLSEYVRVPAGAAITLIATGALGVSLLAAGARRVLGRPRPAATVER
- a CDS encoding transcriptional repressor, producing MSYGRTAVPTASRNADPESRTRRRTRQGSLVTEALGRADEFQSAQEVFATLRANGHNIGLTTVYRHLTDLAERGAVDVLRSADGENWYRQCEIEAHHHHLVCRSCGRTVEIKSSSVEKWAQRVAEAEGFSEVSHTVEVFGLCSACSR
- a CDS encoding permease; translated protein: MSISILTRVSTRTLPEERVTTTRRWPVVLAAAVVLVAVVVRLTGTKVGFLDVPAVQAWTTVFVAIVIQATPFLVFGVMVSALIAVLVPPSFFTYALPRNQALAVPVASLAGAVLPGCECASVPIARRLVSRGVPPAAALAFLLSAPAINPIVIVATAVAFPGRPEMVLARLVASVAVSMTVGFIWIKLGRPAWTMVKQRPESVGRTRLERFAYETRHDFLQAGGFLVIGAMAAAALNVLVPQSILTSIASSPWLSVLALGLLAVLLAVCSEADAFIAASLTSFSPTAQLAFMVVGPMVDVKLIAMQAGTFGRAFALRFAPLVFVTGMVATAVVGLVLL
- a CDS encoding TIGR03943 family protein, producing the protein MNRNAQSLLLVAAGGVLIWITVDGTYVRYVRESALPWILSSAIALVVIGLVLLWADNEAKLAARVLGEAELARRAAPVHEHADDDHGHGRMSGMVPWLLVVPLLALFLVQPRELGAYTAERTSSKSVEKPADEYAYGPLVGNDPVEVPLIELNQRAVYGGEKTLTGRTLLVSGFVTKRADSETGEFYVNRLFIACCAADALPVRVHITGAPQAYKTETWVQITGRYVGNESFPDPNLDPLPTIEVDSIKRIAVPDEPYAT